The proteins below are encoded in one region of Oncorhynchus kisutch isolate 150728-3 linkage group LG14, Okis_V2, whole genome shotgun sequence:
- the LOC116353462 gene encoding leukotriene B4 receptor 1-like gives MNSSSNSSLDSTSPDSGRLISSTVLGLCCALGLPGNIGVLVVILHRSFRRPNFTLCLMLNLASSDILCLATVPVWIYTLLQGWTLGRAACKLATFLLYLSLYANVLTVTLLGVQRYLQVLYPQMWNRLGRKGEAVLLLALWGLACALTAPAVATRDVRDGELECQRHTGSDAERVAVLVLETLLGFVIPFSVLVTSYCRLHRRVNQTALFSSAKMTRLVTSVVVAFFILWIPVHIVNVVDIAGIVLQTSWPEASAALLRHRSAAVRIVRSFTFFNSCLDPFLYAFASRRIREQPKSSSRSESRMQVTNI, from the coding sequence ATGAACTCCTCCAGCAACTCTAGCTTGGACTCCACCTCCCCGGATTCGGGCCGCCTGATTTCGAGCACCGTCCTGGGGTTGTGCTGTGCGCTGGGCCTCCCTGGTAACATAGGTGTCCTGGTGGTCATCCTGCACCGCTCGTTCAGACGCCCCAACTTCACCCTGTGCCTCATGCTGAACCTGGCTTCCTCCGACATCCTGTGCCTTGCCACGGTGCCCGTGTGGATCTATACTCTCCTGCAAGGATGGACTCTGGGCCGTGCTGCATGCAAGTTAGCCACCTTCCTGCTCTACCTCAGCCTGTATGCTAACGTGCTAACGGTTACTCTACTCGGTGTCCAGCGCTACCTCCAGGTCCTCTACCCGCAGATGTGGAACAGGCTGGGGCGCAAGGGGGAGGCGGTGCTGCTCCTGGCCCTGTGGGGGCTCGCCTGTGCCCTGACTGCCCCCGCAGTTGCCACTCGCGATGTGCGCGATGGCGAGCTAGAGTGCCAGCGACACACGGGCTCCGATGCTGAAAGAGTTGCTGTCCTCGTCTTGGAGACCCTTTTAGGGTTTGTAATTCCGTTCTCTGTGCTGGTCACGTCCTACTGCCGCCTCCACCGGCGGGTGAACCAGACGGCGCTGTTCAGCAGTGCCAAGATGACGCGGCTGGTCACCAGTGTGGTGGTCGCCTTCTTCATCCTCTGGATCCCTGTGCACATTGTCAATGTGGTGGACATCGCCGGCATTGTGCTGCAGACTTCCTGGCCAGAGGCATCGGCAGCGCTGCTGAGACACAGAAGCGCGGCAGTGCGTATCGTCCGGAGCTTTACGTTTTTTAACAGCTGCCTGGACCCCTTCCTGTACGCCTTCGCCTCACGGAGGATCCGTGAGCAGCCCAAGTCGTCGTCGAGGAGCGAAAGCAGGATGCAGGTCACAAATATCTGA